In Helianthus annuus cultivar XRQ/B chromosome 3, HanXRQr2.0-SUNRISE, whole genome shotgun sequence, a single window of DNA contains:
- the LOC110931049 gene encoding 3-hydroxyisobutyryl-CoA hydrolase-like protein 1, mitochondrial, with translation MLSFTRKGCYVPRFFDIRRRRSFSNNTLSDSSVLVEGNGSSRTVILNRPSVLNALNTPMLNKLHKLYKSWEDNPNIAFVVMKGSGRAFCSGGDIVSFYDMIRKGNIEECKEFFSTLYEFIYFLSTYKKPQVAVLDGVTMGGGAGVAIPETFRVATDKTVFATPETLVGLHPDAGASFHLSRLPGYLGEFLGLTGSKLNGAEMIACGLATHYSHSQNVLAIEESLNNLITNDPCVIESCIHNLSDLNHLDKNSVFRRMKTINKCFSLDTVEEIIEALEREAAKTHDPWCYSMLKNLKNASPLSLKVSLRSIREGRFQTLDQCLIREYRLTSRVVSCQISSDFCEGVRARMVDKDFAPKWNPPSLEHISYDMVDEYFSPLGAFESELELSTRKPEPFHEQIRI, from the exons ATGCTGAGCTTCACAAGAAAAGGGTGTTATGTTCCTCGATTTTTCGACATTCGAAGAAGAAGAAGCTTTAGCAACAACACTCTCTCGGATTCATCT GTACTGGTGGAAGGCAATGGAAGTTCACGAACCGTAATTCTCAACAGACCGTCGGTCCTCAACGCTCTCAACACTCCAAtgttaaacaagttgcacaaacTGTATAAAAGCTGGGAAGACAACCCTAATATAGCTTTTGTGGTAATGAAG GGAAGTGGCAGGGCTTTTTGTTCTGGTGGGGATATTGTTTCCTTTTATGACATGATAAGAAAAG GTAATATTGAGGAATGCAAGGAATTCTTTTCAACGCTATATGAGTTTATATACTTTCTATCTACATACAAAAAGCCACAA GTGGCTGTCTTGGATGGGGTTACCATGGGTGGAGGGGCTGGTGTTGCCATTCCAGAAACCTTCAGAGTTGCAACTGATAAAACT GTCTTCGCTACACCTGAGACGTTAGTTGGTCTTCATCCTGATGCCGGAGCTTCCTTTCATCTTTCACGTCTTCCTGGTTATTTAG GGGAGTTTTTGGGTCTAACGGGAAGCAAACTCAATGGAGCCGAAATGATTgcgtgtgggctcgctacacacTATTCACACAGTCAG AATGTTCTAGCAATTGAAGAAAGTCTCAACAATTTGATAACCAATGATCCTTGTGTCATTGAAAGTTGTATTCATAACTTAAGTGACCTTAACCATCTAGATAAAAACAGTGTTTTCAGAAG GATGAAAACTATCAATAAATGTTTCAGCCTTGATACTGTTGAGGAAATCATTGAGGCCTTG GAACGTGAAGCTGCGAAAACTCATGACCCGTGGTGCTATTCAATGTTAAAGAACCTAAAAAATGCTTCACCGTTGAGCTTGAAGGTTTCCTTAAGATCA ATACGAGAAGGGCGGTTTCAGACTCTTGATCAATGTCTAATTCGCGAATACCGGCTGACATCACGAGTTGTgtcttgccagatatcaagtgaTTTCTGTGAG GGTGTTCGGGCACGAATGGTTGATAAAGACTTTGCACCCAAG TGGAACCCGCCGAGCTTGGAACACATATCGTATGACATGGTGGATGAATACTTCTCTCCCCTAGGAGCATTCGAGTCTGAACTAGAGTTGTCTACTCGAAAACCTGAGCCATTTCATGAGCAAATTCGAATTTAA